In Rutidosis leptorrhynchoides isolate AG116_Rl617_1_P2 chromosome 2, CSIRO_AGI_Rlap_v1, whole genome shotgun sequence, one genomic interval encodes:
- the LOC139889386 gene encoding acyl carrier protein 4, chloroplastic-like gives MAAVPVTFVRLTPSMHITQFSAQVGQCSFLLFVSGLVLSFSLIPIVFRWPFIFLMNCISVIGVFVFLQKKSDIVIQAKGLISGITSTMKLVPMARTKTSFASLRTSRFRISCTAKPETVDKVCEIVKTQLALSADSVVAPDSKFSVLGADSLDTVEIVMTLEEEFGISVEEENSQNITTVQEAADLIEKLVEKKNAIA, from the exons TTTAGCGCCCAAGTTGGCCAGTGTAGTTTTTTGTTGTTTGTTTCGGGCCTTGTTTTGTCTTTCTCTTTGATTCCTATTGTATTTCGTTGGCCTTTCATCTTTTTGATGAACTGCATCTCCGTTATTGGAGTTTTCGTTTTTCTGCAAAAAAAGAGTGATATAGTTATACAAGCTAAAGGTCTG ATATCAGGGATAACCTCTACTATGAAGTTAGTCCCAATGGCTCGGACCAAAACTAGTTTCGCTAGCTTGAGGACTTCCCGCTTTCGAATCTCTTGCACT GCAAAGCCAGAGACGGTGGACAAAGTTTGCGAAATTGTTAAGACTCAACTTGCATTATCAGCTGACTCTGTGGTTGCACCCGACTCTAAATTCTCAGTCCTTGGTGCTGACTCACTTGACACG GTCGAAATTGTGATGACACTAGAAGAAGAATTTGGCATCAGCGTTGAAGAAGAGAACTCTCAAAACATAACAACGGTTCAAGAAGCAGCTGATCTTATTGAGAAACTTGTTGAGAAGAAAAATGCAATCGCGTAA